From a region of the Fischerella sp. JS2 genome:
- a CDS encoding cyclic nucleotide-binding domain-containing protein, whose amino-acid sequence MLEPAETVKIFQKQPTIKKFASGQTIFTDGEVGDCMYGILTGEVELYVEGKVVETIHAGDVFGMGALVVPEQTRASTAIAKTDSELAILDRSGFLFAVQETPMFALLVMRSYSERLRTLKRSI is encoded by the coding sequence ATGCTTGAACCAGCAGAAACTGTAAAAATATTTCAAAAACAACCAACAATCAAGAAATTTGCCAGTGGTCAAACTATCTTTACAGATGGTGAAGTTGGGGATTGCATGTATGGCATTTTGACTGGAGAAGTAGAGTTATACGTCGAGGGCAAAGTGGTGGAAACTATTCATGCGGGAGATGTATTTGGTATGGGAGCATTAGTTGTGCCAGAACAAACCAGAGCATCGACAGCAATTGCGAAAACAGACTCCGAATTAGCTATCCTAGACCGGAGCGGTTTCCTGTTCGCCGTGCAAGAAACACCCATGTTTGCACTACTTGTAATGCGAAGTTACTCAGAGCGTTTGCGTACTCTCAAGCGTTCTATTTGA
- the pyk gene encoding pyruvate kinase, protein MQPLTRHTKVVATIGPASNSREVLTKMIQAGMNVARLNFSHGSYDDHAKTIKLLRSLEKELDIPVTLLQDLQGPKIRVGQLPEGAIALIEGELITLVPVTNFSNQPDTIPIDYPLLAEDAQPGNQVLLDDGLLELKVEQIKVDAVRCRITRGGVLKSRKGVNFPHLNLQLPSLTEKDLQDLDFGLSQGVDYICLSFVRRPEDMHTLKELLAQKGAANKPVIAKLEKPQAIHNLEAIIKECDAVMVARGDLGVEMSPEKVPLIQKRIIRLCNRKGIPVITATQMLESMTHNPRPTRAEASDVANAIIDGTDAVMLSGESAVGEFPVQAIEMLVRIATDIEPDLEFLNNPPAKTDETHALSEALNTIVNVMPLRCIATFTSTGYTAQLAAGERPKVPIVALTPNSTTYHRLNLVWGIRPVLLENEVETFEELTTQVQTILLQRSWVTPGDKILILGGVPTMRPRGTNFLKIHTITEV, encoded by the coding sequence ATGCAACCACTAACTCGCCATACAAAAGTCGTTGCTACCATTGGCCCAGCCAGCAATTCACGGGAAGTGCTGACAAAAATGATTCAAGCTGGAATGAATGTGGCTCGCTTGAATTTTTCTCACGGCAGCTACGATGACCACGCTAAAACAATAAAATTATTGCGATCGCTCGAAAAAGAACTAGATATTCCGGTAACTCTGCTGCAAGACTTGCAAGGTCCAAAAATTCGAGTTGGTCAATTACCCGAGGGTGCGATAGCTTTAATAGAAGGAGAATTAATCACCCTAGTACCAGTAACTAACTTCTCAAATCAACCTGATACAATTCCGATTGACTATCCTCTGCTTGCAGAAGATGCCCAACCAGGCAATCAAGTTCTTTTGGATGATGGTCTATTAGAACTAAAGGTAGAACAGATCAAGGTAGATGCTGTCCGATGTCGAATTACTCGGGGCGGTGTTCTCAAAAGTCGTAAAGGAGTAAATTTTCCCCATCTCAATTTACAGTTGCCTTCTCTAACAGAAAAAGACTTACAAGATTTAGATTTTGGTCTATCTCAGGGAGTTGATTACATCTGTTTAAGTTTTGTGCGTCGCCCTGAAGATATGCACACCTTAAAAGAATTACTGGCACAAAAAGGAGCAGCTAATAAACCTGTTATTGCCAAGCTCGAAAAACCCCAAGCTATCCATAACTTAGAAGCAATTATAAAAGAGTGCGATGCAGTAATGGTGGCTCGTGGTGACTTGGGTGTAGAAATGAGTCCAGAGAAAGTCCCACTCATCCAAAAACGGATCATTCGACTGTGCAACCGCAAAGGCATTCCGGTAATTACTGCCACGCAAATGCTAGAAAGTATGACTCATAACCCCCGTCCAACTCGTGCCGAAGCCAGTGATGTGGCTAACGCCATCATTGATGGTACTGATGCAGTCATGCTCTCAGGAGAATCAGCCGTTGGTGAGTTTCCTGTGCAAGCCATAGAAATGCTTGTGCGTATTGCTACCGATATCGAACCAGATTTAGAGTTCCTCAACAATCCGCCAGCAAAAACTGATGAAACCCATGCTTTAAGTGAGGCTCTCAACACCATTGTCAATGTCATGCCCCTACGCTGCATTGCTACGTTCACTAGCACTGGCTATACAGCCCAACTAGCTGCTGGCGAACGCCCAAAAGTACCCATTGTTGCCCTCACACCCAATTCCACAACTTACCACCGCTTGAACTTAGTTTGGGGAATTCGACCAGTTCTCTTAGAAAATGAAGTTGAAACGTTTGAGGAATTGACTACACAAGTCCAGACAATTCTGCTACAGCGTAGTTGGGTTACCCCAGGCGACAAAATCTTGATTTTGGGAGGTGTTCCAACTATGCGTCCCCGGGGGACGAATTTCTTGAAGATTCACACGATTACCGAGGTGTAA
- a CDS encoding DUF1269 domain-containing protein: MAHLTVLEFPTADGAERLESKLSELQQQHLLDIQDAAIVSWPKGAKKPKTRQLHNLSGLGALDGAFWGLLFGILFFIPILGMAIGAAIGALTASFADVGIDDSFIKKVRDEVTEGTSALFLLTSNEVVDRIAEALKNEDFKIIATNLPKEREDKLKEAFAHS; encoded by the coding sequence ATGGCACATCTTACTGTATTAGAATTCCCCACAGCCGATGGTGCAGAGAGACTAGAAAGTAAACTGTCTGAACTACAGCAACAGCATTTGCTAGATATCCAAGACGCGGCAATTGTTTCTTGGCCAAAAGGTGCAAAAAAGCCTAAAACCCGCCAGCTACATAACTTGTCTGGATTAGGTGCGCTAGATGGTGCTTTCTGGGGGCTGCTGTTTGGTATCCTTTTCTTTATCCCGATTCTCGGGATGGCAATTGGTGCGGCAATTGGTGCTTTGACAGCCTCTTTTGCAGATGTTGGTATTGATGATAGCTTCATTAAGAAAGTCCGTGATGAAGTTACGGAAGGAACTTCAGCACTGTTCTTACTCACTTCCAATGAGGTAGTTGACCGAATTGCCGAAGCTCTCAAAAACGAGGATTTCAAGATTATTGCTACTAACCTGCCCAAAGAGCGAGAAGACAAACTTAAAGAAGCCTTTGCTCATTCATAA
- a CDS encoding R3H domain-containing nucleic acid-binding protein translates to MTITDDLQKLLDILPQDLRQILEKHPQRDSLVEVVLDLGRRPEARFPHQAEYLSEIPVTQNVIDDCIQRVGNFGGDNRAGIEQTLHRISAIRNRNGKIIGLTCRVGRAVFGTIGMIRDLVETGKSILMLGRPGVGKTTALREIARVLADELNKRVVIIDTSNEIAGDGDVPHPAIGKARRMQVAHPELQHQVMIEAVENHMPEVIVIDEIGTALEALAARTIAERGVQLVGTAHGNQIENLIKNPTLSDLVGGIQAVTLGDDEARRRGSQKTVLERKAPPTFEIAVEMLERQRWVVHESVADTVDSLLRGHQPSPQVRTVDESGKVKITRQLTPLNGRSQTLAKEESFVPARQSNGWRSSGQMQALPPVSTEPAKLSRHNEFDRLLDESFNYFGDFDEADSKLAGPNGEDLPLHIYPYGVSRGQLEQVVEVLSLPVVLTKDIDSADAILALRSHVKNHAKLRQMAKARQVPIHMIKSSTIPQITRGLRRLLNIDDPEVTDDRELQLFLHSASDDEIDALEEARLAVENIVIPKGQPVELLPRSPQVRKMQHELVEHYRLKSHSFGEEPNRRLRIYPA, encoded by the coding sequence ATGACGATTACAGACGATCTCCAAAAATTGTTAGATATTTTGCCCCAAGACCTGCGGCAAATATTAGAGAAGCATCCCCAACGAGATAGTTTAGTGGAAGTGGTTTTAGATCTGGGCCGTCGCCCAGAGGCCCGCTTTCCTCATCAAGCCGAGTATCTGAGTGAAATACCCGTCACTCAGAATGTCATTGATGATTGCATCCAGCGAGTGGGGAACTTTGGCGGAGATAATCGAGCAGGAATAGAGCAAACTTTGCACAGAATCAGTGCCATCCGGAATCGCAACGGTAAGATTATTGGCTTAACTTGCCGTGTCGGTCGAGCGGTGTTTGGAACCATCGGTATGATTCGCGATTTAGTGGAAACAGGTAAATCGATTCTGATGCTGGGACGCCCGGGTGTAGGTAAAACCACTGCCTTACGGGAAATTGCTCGTGTTTTGGCGGATGAGTTGAACAAACGCGTGGTGATTATTGATACTTCTAATGAAATAGCTGGTGATGGCGATGTTCCCCATCCAGCAATTGGTAAAGCCAGGCGGATGCAAGTTGCTCATCCGGAATTACAACATCAAGTGATGATTGAGGCTGTGGAAAACCATATGCCAGAAGTGATCGTCATTGATGAAATTGGCACTGCACTGGAAGCCTTAGCAGCTCGCACCATTGCCGAGCGGGGTGTACAGTTAGTAGGTACTGCCCACGGAAACCAAATTGAAAACTTAATCAAAAACCCCACCCTTTCGGATTTGGTTGGTGGTATCCAAGCTGTGACATTAGGAGATGATGAAGCCAGACGCAGAGGCAGTCAAAAAACTGTGTTGGAACGCAAAGCGCCTCCCACTTTCGAGATTGCCGTAGAAATGCTGGAAAGGCAACGTTGGGTAGTCCATGAAAGTGTGGCTGATACGGTAGATAGTCTGCTCAGAGGGCATCAGCCTAGTCCACAGGTGAGAACCGTTGATGAAAGTGGCAAAGTCAAGATTACACGCCAGTTAACACCTTTGAACGGTCGCTCCCAAACTCTCGCCAAAGAAGAGTCATTTGTACCAGCACGACAGTCAAATGGCTGGCGATCATCTGGGCAAATGCAAGCATTACCACCAGTTAGCACAGAACCAGCAAAGCTGAGTAGACACAATGAATTTGATCGGTTACTGGATGAATCTTTTAATTACTTTGGTGACTTTGATGAAGCTGATAGCAAACTGGCAGGGCCTAATGGTGAAGATTTGCCGCTACACATTTATCCCTATGGTGTGAGCCGTGGTCAATTAGAACAAGTAGTAGAGGTGTTGAGTTTACCAGTGGTCTTGACAAAAGACATCGATAGTGCTGATGCGATTTTGGCACTGCGATCGCACGTTAAAAACCACGCCAAATTACGGCAAATGGCTAAAGCCCGGCAAGTGCCAATTCATATGATTAAATCTAGTACCATACCGCAAATAACCCGTGGCTTACGGCGATTACTCAACATCGATGATCCGGAGGTGACTGATGATCGCGAACTGCAATTATTTCTCCACAGCGCCAGTGACGACGAAATTGACGCCCTAGAAGAAGCTAGATTAGCAGTCGAAAATATCGTCATTCCCAAAGGACAACCAGTGGAATTATTACCCCGTTCTCCTCAAGTGCGGAAAATGCAGCATGAGTTGGTAGAACACTACCGCTTAAAGTCCCATAGCTTTGGAGAAGAACCAAATCGGCGTCTGCGGATTTACCCTGCGTAA
- the ldpA gene encoding circadian clock protein LdpA, with the protein MTDHLNPLQSLKEGHWFKLICGASFQHLPAVRSLTLAYTLAGADCIDVAADLAVIAAVREAIQVAVELAQDAQARGFGKKGKLPFLMVSLNDGEDPHFRKAKFNSTECPSNCHRPCEKICPAQAIKFSNKPELFSGVISQKCYGCGRCIPICPYEKIYTSSYVIKPEAIAPLILSTGVDAIEIHTQIGRLTEFQRLWQAISPWVEQLQLVAISCPDGEGMIDYLHTLYDAIATHKITLIWQTDGRPMSGDIGDGTTTAAVKLGQKVLAANLPGYVQLAGGTNSHTVAKLKAMGLLRNGGQGGQGGQGRISPVSPMSPPSPPISGVAYGSYARVLLSPILEELEAREVNDTSVKTTVRLEDEPELLWQAVGLAHSLVSQLKSQQ; encoded by the coding sequence GTGACTGATCACCTCAACCCTTTACAATCTCTCAAAGAAGGTCACTGGTTCAAGCTCATTTGCGGAGCCAGCTTTCAACACCTGCCTGCGGTCAGAAGTTTAACATTGGCCTATACACTGGCCGGTGCTGACTGTATAGATGTGGCTGCCGATCTAGCTGTAATTGCCGCAGTTCGAGAGGCCATACAAGTTGCAGTTGAACTTGCCCAGGATGCACAAGCGCGAGGCTTTGGCAAAAAAGGTAAGTTGCCGTTTTTGATGGTTAGTCTCAACGATGGCGAAGATCCGCATTTTCGCAAAGCAAAATTTAATTCTACAGAGTGTCCTTCCAACTGCCACAGACCATGTGAAAAAATTTGTCCAGCACAGGCAATAAAGTTTAGCAATAAACCAGAGCTGTTTTCAGGAGTTATATCCCAAAAGTGCTACGGTTGTGGTCGTTGCATTCCTATATGCCCGTATGAAAAAATTTATACAAGTTCTTACGTGATTAAACCGGAGGCGATCGCACCGTTAATATTATCAACTGGGGTGGATGCCATAGAAATTCATACACAAATAGGACGTTTGACAGAATTTCAGCGATTGTGGCAAGCAATTTCACCCTGGGTTGAGCAATTGCAGTTAGTAGCGATTAGTTGTCCAGATGGAGAGGGTATGATTGATTACTTACATACCCTGTATGATGCGATCGCAACCCATAAAATAACCTTGATTTGGCAAACTGACGGAAGGCCGATGAGTGGTGATATTGGTGATGGCACCACCACAGCCGCAGTCAAATTAGGGCAAAAAGTCTTGGCAGCAAACCTACCGGGATACGTGCAGTTAGCAGGCGGCACTAACAGTCACACCGTTGCCAAGTTAAAGGCGATGGGATTGTTGAGGAATGGGGGACAAGGAGGACAAGGAGGACAAGGAAGAATTTCTCCCGTGTCTCCCATGTCTCCCCCCTCCCCACCTATTTCCGGAGTCGCCTATGGCAGCTACGCCCGTGTATTGCTGTCACCAATTCTAGAAGAGTTAGAAGCAAGGGAGGTGAATGACACCAGTGTCAAAACAACTGTCCGCCTAGAAGATGAACCAGAATTGCTCTGGCAAGCTGTTGGACTTGCCCATTCTCTTGTTTCCCAGCTCAAGTCACAGCAGTAG
- a CDS encoding hybrid sensor histidine kinase/response regulator: MHLIPERDYKANILVVDDTPDNLRLLSAMLTSQGYEVRKALSGKMALTACQMVLPDVILLDINMPEMDGYEVCRQLKANDQTRSIPVIFISALDDVLDKVQAFDVGGVDYITKPFHGVEVVLRIENQLNLCLLQNKLQEKNTLLQKALDDLKASQVQMIQREKMAALGQLVAGIAHEVNNPISFIYGNLEYAGQYVLDLVNLIEAYQQEYPNPTPRIQEIVKQIDLNFLINDQQNLMGAMFRGAERIRSIVEALQNFSRLDEAQMKRVDVHEGIDSTLVMLQHRLKETTNRPAIEVVKEYGNLPLVTCYVSELNQVFMHLLNNAIDALEEHYEQQNSNYRLPITNYQLPSIHIRTMLTTPDTVKICIADNGPGVCESVLSRIFDPFFTTKPPGKGSGLGLAISYQIIVQKHQGKLTCVSPPGTGAEFIVEIPLKQTELN, encoded by the coding sequence ATGCATTTGATTCCAGAAAGAGATTACAAAGCAAATATTTTGGTAGTTGATGATACTCCTGATAATTTGCGTCTTTTGTCAGCAATGCTGACTTCACAAGGCTATGAAGTGCGTAAAGCCTTGAGTGGCAAAATGGCACTTACTGCTTGTCAAATGGTTTTACCAGATGTGATTTTATTAGATATTAATATGCCAGAAATGGATGGCTATGAAGTTTGTAGACAATTAAAAGCTAATGACCAAACTCGCTCAATTCCAGTTATTTTCATTAGCGCTCTCGATGATGTTTTAGACAAAGTTCAAGCCTTTGATGTTGGTGGTGTAGATTATATTACTAAACCTTTTCATGGGGTAGAAGTTGTATTGCGAATAGAAAATCAACTTAATTTATGCTTATTACAAAATAAATTGCAAGAAAAAAATACCCTACTGCAAAAAGCTCTTGATGACTTGAAAGCTTCTCAAGTTCAAATGATTCAACGAGAAAAAATGGCAGCTTTAGGACAGTTAGTAGCAGGCATAGCTCATGAAGTTAATAACCCTATCAGTTTTATTTATGGTAATCTCGAATATGCTGGTCAATACGTATTAGACTTGGTAAATCTCATTGAAGCCTATCAGCAGGAATATCCAAATCCCACACCAAGAATTCAAGAAATAGTTAAGCAAATAGACTTGAATTTTTTGATCAATGATCAACAGAATCTCATGGGTGCAATGTTTAGAGGAGCAGAACGCATCCGTTCCATTGTTGAGGCGCTACAAAATTTCTCTCGACTTGATGAAGCGCAAATGAAGCGAGTAGATGTTCATGAAGGTATAGATAGTACTTTGGTGATGTTGCAACATCGACTCAAAGAAACCACAAATCGCCCCGCAATTGAAGTAGTAAAGGAGTATGGTAATTTACCTTTGGTGACTTGTTACGTCAGTGAACTCAATCAAGTGTTTATGCATCTATTAAATAATGCGATTGATGCTTTAGAAGAGCATTATGAGCAACAAAATAGCAATTACCGATTACCAATTACCAATTACCAATTACCTAGCATTCACATTCGCACGATGCTAACAACCCCAGATACTGTAAAGATTTGTATTGCTGACAATGGCCCTGGTGTGTGTGAATCCGTGCTTTCGCGAATATTTGATCCATTTTTCACTACAAAGCCACCAGGCAAAGGTAGTGGACTAGGATTGGCGATTAGTTACCAGATTATCGTGCAGAAACATCAAGGAAAACTCACTTGTGTCTCACCGCCCGGCACAGGAGCGGAATTTATCGTTGAAATTCCTCTCAAACAAACCGAATTAAATTAG
- a CDS encoding diguanylate cyclase domain-containing protein has protein sequence MSQESVSATKGNILIVDDQLDNLRVLSTILMEEGYQVRKALNGQMALIACQTLAPDLILLDINMPDINGYEVCQRLKANSQTCSIPIIFISVLDDVTDKVKGIKMGGADYITKPFQIEEVVVRVQNQLTIQRLQLQLQEINQKLLKQNSLLQLEIEKRTQAEIALQEVNEKLQELALLDSLTEVANRRYLDDYLQREWQRSAREQIPLALMLCDIDYFKAYNDTYGHIAGDATLKRVAKVIKNAARRPADLVARYGGEEFAVVLPNTNFLGSVQVAENIQLQLQELKIAHTMSVVSEYLTLSIGMTVCVPNHQYSPSNLIATTDKALYQAKQQGRDNYYTYIFFSCSCFLAENSDESKILCTELGNR, from the coding sequence ATGAGTCAAGAGTCAGTATCTGCCACTAAAGGCAACATTCTCATCGTTGACGATCAGCTAGATAATCTGCGCGTGTTATCTACTATTCTTATGGAAGAGGGTTATCAGGTTCGTAAAGCTTTAAATGGACAAATGGCTTTAATTGCCTGTCAAACATTAGCACCTGATTTAATTTTACTAGATATTAACATGCCCGATATCAACGGTTACGAGGTTTGTCAACGCTTAAAAGCTAACTCGCAAACCTGTAGCATTCCTATAATTTTTATCAGTGTCTTAGATGATGTTACCGATAAAGTTAAAGGTATTAAAATGGGCGGCGCAGACTACATTACTAAACCATTCCAGATTGAAGAAGTAGTAGTGCGTGTACAAAATCAACTAACAATTCAGCGCTTACAACTGCAACTTCAAGAAATAAACCAAAAACTTTTAAAGCAAAATTCACTACTGCAATTAGAAATTGAAAAACGCACTCAGGCAGAAATCGCTTTGCAAGAAGTGAATGAAAAATTACAAGAGTTAGCTTTGCTTGACAGTTTAACAGAAGTTGCTAACCGTCGTTACCTAGATGATTACTTACAACGAGAATGGCAACGTTCAGCACGAGAGCAAATCCCTCTAGCATTGATGTTATGCGACATCGACTATTTTAAGGCATACAATGATACCTATGGACATATAGCTGGTGATGCTACCTTAAAACGAGTAGCTAAAGTAATTAAAAATGCTGCTAGGCGTCCAGCAGATTTAGTGGCAAGATATGGAGGAGAAGAATTTGCCGTAGTTTTGCCTAACACAAATTTTTTGGGATCGGTACAGGTAGCTGAAAATATTCAATTGCAGTTACAAGAATTGAAAATAGCCCATACTATGTCTGTTGTAAGTGAATATCTAACTTTAAGTATTGGTATGACTGTTTGTGTACCAAATCATCAATATTCACCTAGTAACCTAATTGCTACTACTGATAAAGCACTTTATCAGGCTAAACAACAGGGGCGTGATAATTACTATACTTATATTTTTTTTTCTTGTAGCTGTTTCTTGGCAGAAAATTCTGATGAGTCAAAAATTTTATGCACTGAATTGGGTAATAGGTAG
- a CDS encoding IS1 family transposase (programmed frameshift), producing MECPRCGSCHNRKNGKKRGKQNHICCDCGRQFIDVYKPPRGYSDEIKQECLKMYVNGMGFRGIERVKNVHHTTIIHWVKRVGTQLADTPNSKEIPQVGELDELETFIGFKKNKIWLWTAVNHFTQGILAWVLGDRSSTTFQQLWNIVQCWQSYFYVTDGYPVYPCFVPDGDQIVSKTYMTRVENENTRLRHYLARLHRKTLCYSKTEEMLRYSVRLLLHYLKYRSVPLPA from the exons ATGGAATGTCCACGCTGTGGATCTTGTCATAACCGTAAGAATGGAAAGAAAAGAGGTAAACAGAATCACATTTGCTGTGATTGTGGTCGTCAATTCATTGATGTCTATAAACCACCCAGGGGCTACTCGGATGAAATCAAACAAGAATGCCTAAAAATGTACGTCAATGGTATGGGATTTCGTGGAATTGAAAGGGTGAAAAACGTTCATCATACTACCATTATTCATTGGGTTAAACGAGTGGGTACACAATTGGCGGATACACCAAATTCAAAGGAAATTCCGCAGGTGGGAGAACTAGATGAATTAGAAACATTTATTGGTT TCAAAAAAAATAAAATCTGGTTGTGGACGGCGGTAAATCACTTTACTCAAGGTATTCTTGCTTGGGTTTTAGGTGATCGTAGTTCGACTACTTTCCAACAGTTATGGAACATTGTCCAGTGTTGGCAGAGTTATTTTTACGTCACAGATGGATACCCTGTTTACCCTTGTTTTGTTCCTGATGGTGACCAAATTGTGAGTAAGACCTACATGACACGAGTCGAAAATGAAAACACAAGGCTTAGACATTATTTGGCTCGTCTTCATCGTAAAACTTTATGTTATTCCAAAACCGAGGAAATGCTGAGATACTCTGTTCGATTGTTATTGCACTACCTCAAATATCGTTCTGTTCCCTTACCTGCCTAA